The proteins below come from a single Sorghum bicolor cultivar BTx623 chromosome 4, Sorghum_bicolor_NCBIv3, whole genome shotgun sequence genomic window:
- the LOC8068620 gene encoding probable peroxygenase 4 has translation MDARRQRRSPSCSCSWAAAAPLLLLLAVSLGGGHHAAAASDGAVVGGAPAPGAAGMTELQKHVAFFDRDHDGIVTFDETYQGLVDVGVGEVTAKASAALINGALGAKTRPDNANTSRMDIYIENIQKGKHGSDTGAYDAQGRFVPAKFDEIFTKHAKTVPNSLSKDELDEMLKDNQEKNDFAGWLAAKSEWEMLYKVANKDGRLPKDTVRAVYDGTLFYQLAAHQEKKA, from the exons ATGGACGCCCGACGACAACGACGGTCGCCGTCGTGCTCGTGCTCGTGGGCGGCCGCCGCGCCTCTCCTGCTGCTCCTGGCGGTGTCCTTGG GGGGTGGCCACCACGCGGCTGCAGCGTCGGACGGAGCCGTCGTCGGCGGCGCCCCAGCCCCAGGCGCCGCCGGCATGACGGAGCTGCAGAAGCACGTGGCGTTCTTCGACCGCGACCACGACGGCATCGTCACCTTCGACGAGACCTACCAAG GTCTGGTGGACGTCGGAGTTGGCGAAGTCACGGCCAAAGCCAGCGCCGCTCTGATCAACGGCGCCCTCGGCGCCAAGACCAGACCA GACAATGCCAACACCTCGCGCATGGATATCTACATAGAGAACATCCAAAAGGGTAAACATGGAAGCGACACAGGCGCCTACGACGCTCAAGGAAG GTTTGTTCCCGCCAAGTTCGATGAGATATTCACCAAGCACGCCAAGACCGTGCCGAATTCCCTGTCAAAAGACGAGCTCGACGAGATGCTCAAGGACAACCAGGAGAAGAATGACTTCGCAGGATG GTTGGCAGCCAAGTCAGAGTGGGAGATGCTGTACAAGGTCGCCAACAAGGACGGGCGCCTGCCCAAGGACACTGTGAGGGCCGTGTACGATGGAACCCTCTTTTACCAGCTGGCGGCGCATCAGGAGAAGAAGGCCTGA
- the LOC8068621 gene encoding nudix hydrolase 18, mitochondrial — protein sequence MAANHQLQHHLVHPSSFPSYSQLRPGHPLASKQARERERSRASTMAVLVARQGRELQRYSQSTGGRIVVGCIPYRVRPCDGELEVLVITSQKGHGMMFPKGGWEVDESMDEAARREALEEAGVLGDTEPVLGFWHYKSRRYVDQTYEGFMFPLRVADELHQWPEMASRKRTWATVQQVMDGCPHWWMREALERLVARHAVLQSAL from the exons ATGGCCGCAAAccaccagctgcagcatcatctCGTCCATCCATCTTCATTCCCATCTTACTCTCAGCTCCGGCCCGGCCATCCGctagcaagcaagcaagcccGAGAACGAGAACGAAGCAGGGCATCCACCATGGCCGTGCTGGTGGCGAGGCAGGGGCGCGAGCTGCAGCGGTACAGCCAGAGCACCGGCGGTCGCATCGTGGTGGGTTGCATCCCGTACCGCGTGCGGCCGTGCGACGGCGAGCTGGAGGTGCTGGTGATCACGTCCCAGAAGGGGCACGGCATGATGTTCCCCAAGGGCGGGTGGGAGGTGGACGAGTCCATGGACGAGGCCGCCCGGCGCGAGGCCCTCGAGGAGGCCGGCGTCCTCGGCGACACCGAGCCTGTCCTCGGCTTCTGGCACTACAAGAGCCGCCGCTACGTGGACCAGACCTACGAGGGCTTCATGTTCCCGCTCCGCGTCGCCGACGAGCTCCACCAGTGGCCCGAGATGGCCTCCCGCAAGCGCACCTGG GCAACGGTGCAGCAGGTGATGGACGGGTGCCCGCACTGGTGGATGCGCGAGGCGCTGGAGCGGCTGGTCGCGCGGCACGCCGTGCTGCAGTCCGCTCTCTGA
- the LOC8068622 gene encoding uncharacterized protein LOC8068622 has product MMMEKQIRGEHQQEGAGRRRQQQQEEEVVVVHSQVRRIKQEEDERAKVHETYQHQHVSEMRVVLRDLDRQRSRSPLGRVARTAISIGGDS; this is encoded by the coding sequence ATGATGATGGAGAAGCAGATCAGGGGGGAGCACCAGCAGGAAGGagcagggcggcggcggcagcagcagcaggaggaggaggtggtggtggtgcacaGCCAGGTGAGGCGGATCAAGCAGGAGGAGGACGAGCGGGCGAAAGTGCACGAGACGTACCAGCACCAGCACGTCTCCGAGATGCGCGTCGTCCTCCGGGACCTCGACAGGCAGCGCTCCCGCTCCCCGCTCGGCCGCGTCGCCCGCACCGCCATCTCCATCGGTGGCGACTCCTAG
- the LOC8075749 gene encoding histone-lysine N-methyltransferase setd3, whose amino-acid sequence MAAAAAGATPATARKTLFTTTVTLLSSSLTRSSSSSSRSRSLSCSAASAAAPRLAPQPPDLVRWVQREGGFVHPALRVANHPEHGLGVSAAAPDGDIPPGDVLIALPGRLPLRLRRPTGAADDVLVQLAQQVPEELWAMKLGLRLLQERAKSDSFWWPYIANLPETFTVPIFFPGEDIKNLQYAPLLHQVNKRCRFLLEFEKEIQQKLHTVPSVDHPFYGQDVNSSSLGWAMSAASSRAFRLHGEIPMLLPLIDMCNHSFNPNARIVQEGSVNSLDMSVKVVAEKKIEQNASITLNYGCHPNDFFLLDYGFVITPNPYDQVELSYDGTLLDAASMAAGVSSPNFSAPAKWQQDILSQLNLHGEGAILKVSLGGPDIVDGRLLAALRVLLADDPEALHKHDLKTLMSLDVQAPLGPAIEASALRTVLALCAIALQHFHTKIMDDEAILRGGPPLTTELAVQFRLQKKFMIVDVMQNVSRRIKMLSPQKSTA is encoded by the exons atggcggccgccgccgcgggggcTACACCGGCGACTGCGAGGAAGACTCTCTTCACCACTACAGTCACCCTCCTCTCATCCTCACTCAcacgtagcagcagcagcagcagccgcagccgcagcctcTCCTGCTCTgccgcgtccgccgccgccCCGCGCCTCGCGCCGCAGCCGCCGGACCTTGTCCGGTGGGTGCAGCGCGAGGGTGGATTCGTCCACCCTGCCCTCCGCGTCGCGAATCACCCGGAACACGGGCTCGGGGTCTCTGCCGCCGCGCCTGACGGCGACATCCCCCCTGGGGACGTCCTCATCGCGCTCCCGGGCCGGCTCCCTTTACGACTACGGCGCCCCACCGGTGCCGCGGATGACGTGCTTGTGCAGCTCGCCCAACAAGTCCCGG AGGAACTATGGGCTATGAAGCTGGGCTTGAGGTTGCTTCAAGAAAGGGCCAAATCTGATTCATTTTGGTGGCCGTATATTGCCAATTTGCCAGAGACATTTACTGTTCCAATCTTCTTTCCTGGGGAAGACATAAAAAACTTGCAGTATGCtcctctcctccaccag GTTAATAAAAGATGTCGTTTTCTCCTTGAGTTTGAGAAAGAGATACAGCAGAAGCTTCATACTGTGCCCTCGGTAGATCATCCTTTCTATGGACAAGATGTAAATTCATCTTCCCTTGGATGGGCTATGTCAGCTGCCTCTTCTCGTGCATTCCGATTGCATGGTGAAATCCCAATGTTGTTGCCTCTTATTGATATGTGCAACCATAGTTTCAACCCCAATGCTAGGATCGTTCAGGAAGGAAGTGTAAACAGCTTAGATATGTCAGTAAAG GTTGTCGCTGAGAAGAAGATTGAGCAAAATGCATCAATAACACTGAACTATGGCTGCCACCCAAATGATTTCTTTCTTCTTgattatggatttgtgataacaCCGAATCCTTACGATCAAGTGGAACTAAGTTATGATGGAACCCTTCTTGATGCTGCAAGCATGGCAGCAGGAGTCTCTTCTCCCAACTTTTCAGCGCCAGCCAAGTGGCAACAAGATATATTGTCACAGCTAAATCTGCATGGAGAGGGTGCCATTTTAAAG GTAAGCTTAGGAGGCCCAGACATTGTTGATGGACGCTTGTTAGCTGCTCTAAGGGTGCTTCTTGCGGATGATCCAGAGGCTTTGCACAAGCATGACCTGAAAACACTGATGTCCCTTGATGTGCAAGCTCCTTTAGGCCCCGCTATTGAAGCATCAGCACTCCGAACAGTTCTTGCCCTTTGTGCGATTGCTCTCCAACACTTCCACACAAAGATAATGGACGACGAGGCCATTCTAAGAGGGGGGCCACCTCTTACCACGGAGCTGGCTGTCCAGTTTAGATTGCAGAAGAAGTTCATGATCGTTGACGTGATGCAGAATGTCAGCAGGAGAATCAAGATGCTATCGCCGCAGAAATCCACCGCGTAG